The following proteins are co-located in the Acidimicrobiia bacterium genome:
- a CDS encoding APC family permease, translated as MSLVGAISLGTGVMIGAGIFAITGQTAALAGGLFPVAFLAAALVVAFSAYSYVKLSNAFPSSGGIAMFLKEEYGLGTTTGVFALFMYVSMVINESLVARTFGAYTLQVLDLTPASFWIPALGVFLLVVAFVVNISGNRVIQAAEGAMAVVKIAGIAIFAIAGLWFVEAANFTSGSKGTGFELSVDGFLAAVALGILAYKGFTTITNSGGEIVDPHRNTGRAIVISISICTVLYLALSIAVAGNLGLNEIIAAQDYALAEAARPAFGDAGVWLTVVLAIIATASGVIASIFAASRMLAMLTRMKEVPHRHFGLPGTVRTHAMIYTTAFAMALTIAFDLRRIAALGAIYYLIMDIAIHWGILRHLRSRIDARPTIVAAAIVLDLVVLGALVWVKASTDPLILYVSAAGIALIVIGERLFMRSHTDSEGNMAM; from the coding sequence CTGAGCCTGGTCGGGGCGATATCGCTCGGCACCGGTGTCATGATCGGAGCCGGCATCTTCGCCATCACGGGTCAGACCGCGGCGCTCGCCGGCGGACTCTTTCCCGTGGCCTTTCTCGCCGCAGCGCTCGTCGTTGCGTTCAGCGCCTATTCGTACGTGAAGCTGTCCAACGCCTTTCCGTCGTCGGGTGGAATCGCGATGTTTCTCAAGGAGGAGTACGGCCTCGGCACCACGACCGGTGTCTTCGCGCTGTTCATGTACGTGTCGATGGTCATCAACGAGAGCCTCGTCGCTCGCACCTTCGGTGCCTACACGCTCCAAGTTCTGGACTTGACCCCCGCCTCGTTCTGGATTCCGGCACTCGGCGTGTTTCTCCTTGTTGTCGCCTTCGTTGTCAATATTTCCGGGAATCGGGTCATTCAGGCTGCAGAAGGTGCAATGGCGGTGGTCAAGATCGCCGGCATCGCGATTTTCGCCATCGCCGGTCTCTGGTTCGTCGAAGCTGCGAACTTCACGAGCGGTTCCAAGGGCACGGGATTCGAGCTCTCGGTCGACGGCTTCCTTGCGGCGGTGGCGCTCGGAATCCTCGCCTACAAGGGATTCACGACGATCACCAACAGCGGCGGTGAGATTGTCGACCCGCACCGCAACACGGGACGCGCGATCGTCATCTCGATCTCGATCTGTACGGTCCTGTACCTCGCGCTCTCGATTGCCGTAGCCGGAAACCTCGGCCTCAACGAGATCATTGCGGCTCAGGACTACGCACTCGCTGAAGCTGCACGGCCCGCGTTCGGTGATGCGGGGGTCTGGCTCACCGTCGTACTCGCCATCATCGCGACCGCTTCGGGCGTCATCGCCAGCATCTTCGCCGCCTCCCGCATGCTGGCAATGCTCACGCGTATGAAAGAAGTGCCACACCGCCACTTCGGCCTACCGGGCACCGTCCGCACACACGCCATGATCTACACGACGGCCTTCGCGATGGCTCTCACGATCGCGTTCGATCTCCGGCGAATCGCAGCGTTGGGCGCTATCTACTACCTCATCATGGACATCGCCATCCACTGGGGGATCCTCCGCCACCTCAGATCCCGAATCGACGCAAGGCCAACGATCGTGGCCGCAGCGATCGTTCTCGACCTCGTCGTCCTGGGCGCCCTTGTGTGGGTGAAGGCCTCCACCGACCCGCTCATCCTCTACGTGTCCGCTGCCGGCATCGCTCTCATCGTGATCGGTGAGCGACTCTTCATGCGGTCGCACACCGACTCTGAAGGGAACATGGCCATGTGA
- a CDS encoding cytochrome c, with the protein MGPTEAVRRSELERGWVRSIATALVAMVLAASCGTADDSDGNDPSAAAGDLESGQMLYEASCATCHGNDLRGTEQGPPFLDATYAPNHHSDEAFFAAVANGVQPHHWNFGPMPPLEGLTDDDVGAIIAYVRAAQEQDGITVDPRHG; encoded by the coding sequence TTGGGACCCACCGAAGCCGTCCGACGGTCGGAGCTTGAGCGAGGCTGGGTGCGCAGCATCGCCACAGCTCTCGTCGCCATGGTGCTGGCAGCGTCCTGCGGGACAGCCGACGACTCCGACGGCAACGATCCGAGTGCCGCCGCCGGCGATCTCGAGAGTGGCCAGATGCTCTATGAGGCGTCGTGTGCGACGTGCCACGGCAACGACCTTCGTGGAACAGAGCAAGGGCCCCCGTTCCTGGACGCGACCTACGCACCGAACCACCATTCCGATGAAGCCTTTTTCGCCGCTGTCGCCAACGGAGTGCAACCCCACCACTGGAACTTCGGACCCATGCCGCCGCTCGAAGGTCTCACCGACGACGACGTGGGGGCGATCATCGCATACGTGCGCGCCGCACAGGAGCAGGACGGGATCACCGTCGATCCGAGACACGGGTAA
- a CDS encoding immunity 26/phosphotriesterase HocA family protein: protein MSDGETNLQVLSPSRKKPKVGDVFALQLADGRYLFGRIISTDAMAGPSMGGAILIYVYRERSDQKALPKRAELRPDRLLVSPIMTNQRPWTKGCFRDDRRTCHRRRRRPRPALLPALGWPLLR, encoded by the coding sequence GTGAGCGACGGTGAGACGAACCTGCAGGTGCTGAGCCCGTCCCGGAAGAAGCCGAAGGTTGGCGATGTCTTTGCGCTGCAGCTAGCCGACGGCCGGTACTTGTTCGGTCGGATCATCTCGACGGACGCGATGGCGGGACCGTCGATGGGCGGGGCGATTCTGATCTACGTGTACCGGGAGCGTTCCGACCAGAAAGCGCTGCCCAAGCGGGCTGAGCTGCGACCAGACCGGCTCTTGGTGTCGCCGATCATGACGAACCAGCGGCCGTGGACCAAGGGATGCTTCCGAGACGATCGGAGAACCTGCCATCGACGGCGACGACGTCCTCGACCAGCACTGCTTCCGGCGCTGGGATGGCCACTACTTCGATGA
- the tal gene encoding transaldolase: MKPTQQLHDAGQSLWLDNITRGLLTSGTLKSYIDELSVTGLTSNPTIFDNAVRKTDFYDDAITAKVAAGRSGEDLFFDLALEDLTEAADLFRPIHDETAGTDGYVSLEVSPKLAYDTRSTIEEAKNLFARAERPNLFIKIPGTPEGLPAIEEAIAAGINVNVTLLFSREHYMAAAGAYMKGIRRRIDAGESPQVASVASVFISRWDKAVMGKIPDELKDQLGVAVAKRCYKAYRELLDSDEWQTLANAGARPQRLLWASTGTKDPDASDVLYIEKLASPHTVNTMPEKTLHAFADHGTVGDMLPPDGGDAEETMAKLADAGVDYDALGAQLQTDGAKAFVDSWDELLTCIEDKSEALGKAS, encoded by the coding sequence ATGAAGCCCACCCAGCAGCTGCACGACGCCGGTCAGAGCCTGTGGCTCGACAACATCACGCGCGGCCTGCTCACGAGCGGGACACTGAAGTCCTACATCGACGAGCTGTCGGTCACGGGCCTCACGTCGAACCCCACCATCTTCGACAACGCCGTCCGCAAGACCGACTTCTACGACGACGCCATCACGGCGAAGGTTGCAGCCGGGCGCTCGGGTGAGGACCTCTTCTTCGACCTGGCCCTCGAGGACCTCACCGAGGCCGCCGACCTCTTCCGCCCGATCCACGACGAGACAGCCGGCACCGACGGCTACGTGTCGCTCGAGGTCTCACCGAAGCTCGCCTACGACACCCGGAGCACCATCGAGGAGGCGAAGAACCTCTTCGCACGCGCCGAGCGGCCCAACCTGTTCATCAAGATCCCTGGCACTCCCGAAGGGCTTCCGGCCATCGAGGAGGCCATCGCCGCGGGGATCAACGTCAACGTCACGCTCCTCTTCTCCCGTGAGCACTACATGGCTGCGGCGGGGGCGTACATGAAGGGGATCAGGCGCCGTATCGACGCCGGCGAGAGCCCGCAGGTGGCGTCGGTGGCGTCGGTCTTCATCAGCCGGTGGGACAAGGCCGTCATGGGGAAGATCCCCGACGAGCTGAAGGACCAGCTCGGGGTCGCGGTGGCCAAGCGGTGCTACAAGGCGTACCGCGAGCTACTCGACTCCGACGAGTGGCAGACGCTCGCCAACGCGGGCGCCAGGCCGCAGCGCCTGCTCTGGGCCAGCACCGGCACGAAGGACCCCGACGCCTCCGACGTCCTCTACATCGAGAAGCTGGCCTCACCCCACACCGTGAACACCATGCCGGAGAAGACGCTGCACGCCTTCGCCGACCACGGCACGGTCGGCGACATGCTTCCCCCCGACGGCGGTGACGCCGAGGAGACGATGGCGAAGCTGGCCGACGCCGGTGTCGACTACGACGCTCTGGGCGCGCAGCTCCAGACCGACGGCGCCAAGGCGTTCGTCGACTCCTGGGACGAGCTGCTCACCTGCATCGAGGACAAGAGCGAGGCTCTCGGCAAGGCGTCGTAG
- a CDS encoding SulP family inorganic anion transporter, with product MTTRTTRAQRILPIVAWLSRYEKTWWRPDLLAGLTVWALLVPEAMAYAELAGMPPETGLYAGLGAIVAYAVFGTSRQMFVGPSSTVAILSASTVAAVATASEDFVAMTVALALLVGVVFIAFGLFRLGFISVFMSRSVLVGFTFGLGLTIAVDQAAEVVGVTGGSGNFFEKLWSLLESLPDIDTTTTIIGLVSFAILLVSRMTLGRRAPAALVVVIAAVALSTLLDWSSDGVEVVGDVPAALPRLTLPDVSLRDLIMLVPGAIGIVVVAFAEGYGIAANYARSHGHDIDANQEMVATGAANIGAGLLGGFTVSGSLSKSAAADDAGARTQMAMLICGVVTLLTIAAFTPVFENLPSAVLGAVVIAAVWGTFNVVEMRRIWRIRRGDFAAAMAALVGVCAVGILEGLAIAVGISFVMLVYRASRPRMPTLGHLPGRRAYASTDTAPLAIKPERIAVVRLDAPLFFANAEAFQERMAEIIAREPDGIVVNLETVNYVDVDGADALRSVVETAAARGMAFGVARLNAQGREILRKAGVYDLIGERWFFASVDSAVRGLKEAPRPGFASGP from the coding sequence ATGACAACTCGCACCACGCGGGCACAACGCATCCTGCCGATCGTCGCGTGGCTCTCTCGATACGAGAAGACCTGGTGGCGACCCGATCTCCTGGCGGGCCTGACCGTGTGGGCGCTGCTCGTTCCCGAGGCCATGGCCTACGCCGAGCTGGCGGGGATGCCGCCCGAGACCGGTCTCTACGCCGGCCTGGGGGCGATCGTCGCCTACGCGGTCTTCGGGACGTCGCGCCAGATGTTCGTGGGGCCGAGTTCGACCGTCGCGATTCTCTCGGCATCCACGGTCGCGGCGGTCGCGACGGCGTCCGAGGACTTCGTCGCCATGACCGTGGCGCTCGCATTGCTCGTCGGCGTGGTCTTCATCGCCTTCGGGCTCTTCCGGCTGGGCTTCATCAGCGTCTTCATGTCCCGGTCGGTGCTCGTCGGATTCACCTTCGGACTCGGTCTGACGATCGCGGTCGACCAGGCGGCCGAGGTCGTCGGCGTCACCGGAGGCTCCGGCAACTTCTTCGAGAAGCTCTGGTCCCTTCTGGAGAGCCTTCCCGACATCGACACGACAACGACGATCATCGGCCTCGTGTCGTTCGCCATCCTTCTGGTGAGCCGGATGACCCTCGGGCGTAGGGCCCCGGCGGCCCTCGTCGTCGTGATCGCGGCCGTGGCGCTGTCGACGCTGCTCGACTGGTCATCCGACGGCGTGGAGGTCGTAGGTGATGTGCCGGCAGCACTCCCGAGGTTGACCCTTCCCGACGTCTCCCTCAGGGACCTCATCATGCTCGTCCCCGGAGCGATCGGGATCGTCGTCGTGGCGTTCGCCGAGGGCTACGGCATCGCGGCGAACTACGCACGCAGCCACGGACACGACATCGACGCGAACCAGGAGATGGTCGCCACCGGGGCCGCGAACATCGGAGCAGGCCTGCTGGGTGGCTTCACCGTCTCCGGCAGCCTGTCCAAGTCCGCAGCCGCCGACGACGCTGGTGCGAGAACCCAGATGGCGATGCTCATCTGCGGGGTGGTGACGCTGCTCACGATCGCCGCCTTCACGCCGGTGTTCGAGAACCTCCCCAGCGCCGTTCTCGGAGCGGTCGTCATCGCGGCCGTGTGGGGGACCTTCAACGTCGTCGAGATGCGCCGGATCTGGCGGATCCGCCGCGGAGACTTTGCCGCGGCGATGGCCGCCCTCGTCGGTGTGTGTGCGGTCGGAATCCTGGAAGGTCTCGCGATCGCGGTCGGGATATCGTTCGTGATGCTGGTCTACCGCGCGTCGCGTCCGCGTATGCCGACCCTCGGGCACCTTCCCGGACGGCGCGCGTACGCGTCGACAGATACAGCGCCGCTGGCGATCAAACCCGAGCGGATAGCGGTGGTGAGGTTGGACGCCCCTCTGTTCTTCGCCAACGCCGAGGCGTTTCAGGAACGGATGGCCGAGATCATCGCACGTGAGCCCGACGGCATCGTGGTCAATCTCGAGACCGTGAACTACGTCGACGTCGACGGAGCCGATGCCCTGCGTTCGGTCGTCGAGACGGCCGCGGCCCGGGGAATGGCCTTCGGTGTCGCGCGGCTCAACGCACAGGGTCGAGAGATCCTTAGAAAGGCAGGCGTCTACGACCTCATCGGCGAGCGGTGGTTCTTCGCCAGCGTCGACAGTGCCGTCCGGGGCCTGAAGGAGGCGCCGCGCCCGGGTTTCGCCTCCGGTCCGTAG
- a CDS encoding histidine phosphatase family protein, with translation MSAPAHHDAVVARHGETEWSRNGRHTGRTDVPLTDKGRKDAENIGPALAQWDFALVLTSPLQRARETCRLAGLGDVAEIDDDLLEWNYGDYEGLTTPQIREDDPDWLIWTGHTPGGETPDEVATRVDRVIERVLAADGPVALFAHGHVLRVLMARWLGLGPADGRLLTLATGTLSVLGWEHEYRVVRSLNEGLYRTS, from the coding sequence GTGTCCGCTCCTGCACACCATGACGCCGTCGTCGCCCGCCACGGCGAGACGGAGTGGTCCAGGAACGGCCGCCACACCGGGCGGACCGACGTTCCCCTCACTGACAAGGGTCGGAAGGATGCCGAGAACATCGGCCCCGCGTTGGCGCAGTGGGACTTCGCCCTGGTTCTCACGAGCCCCCTCCAGCGCGCCCGCGAGACCTGCCGTCTGGCCGGACTCGGCGACGTGGCAGAGATCGACGACGACCTCCTCGAGTGGAACTACGGCGACTACGAGGGCCTCACGACCCCACAGATCCGTGAAGACGATCCCGACTGGTTGATCTGGACCGGGCACACCCCCGGTGGTGAGACACCCGACGAGGTCGCCACACGCGTCGACCGCGTCATCGAGCGCGTCCTCGCTGCGGACGGCCCCGTCGCACTCTTCGCCCACGGACACGTCCTGCGGGTGCTCATGGCGCGCTGGCTGGGGCTCGGTCCCGCCGACGGTCGGCTGCTCACCCTCGCCACGGGTACGTTGAGCGTGCTCGGATGGGAGCACGAGTACCGGGTCGTACGATCGCTGAACGAAGGGCTGTACCGGACGTCATGA
- the gnd gene encoding decarboxylating 6-phosphogluconate dehydrogenase: MQLGMIGLGRMGANMSRRLMRDGHDIVAYDLNLDAVTELAGEGATGSSSFEDFVAKLDKPRAVWMMVPAAVVDETIEKVVDLLDAGDILIDGGNSYYKDDLRRAKELEPKKIHYVDVGVSGGVWGLDRGYGHMIGGETDIVDYLDPIFRSIAPGPGDVERTEGRTGDYSREECGYIHCGPHGAGHFVKMVHNGIEYGVMAAYAEGLNILAHADAGEHQREVDAETTPLRNPDEFRYDLDLPAVAEAWRRGTVIGSWLLDLTAIALHRNADLSDFTGKVSDSGEGRWTSIAAIESGAPSPVLTTALYERFTSRGEADFADKLLSAMRYEFGGHVEKGAGKGQK; the protein is encoded by the coding sequence ATGCAGCTCGGGATGATCGGCCTCGGCCGGATGGGCGCCAACATGTCACGCCGACTGATGCGCGACGGCCACGACATCGTCGCCTACGACCTGAACTTGGACGCTGTGACGGAACTGGCCGGCGAGGGCGCGACGGGGTCGTCGTCGTTCGAGGACTTCGTGGCGAAGCTCGACAAGCCCCGGGCCGTGTGGATGATGGTGCCCGCTGCTGTCGTCGACGAGACGATCGAGAAGGTCGTCGACCTGCTCGACGCCGGCGACATCCTCATCGATGGCGGGAACTCCTACTACAAGGACGACCTGCGCCGGGCGAAGGAGCTCGAGCCGAAGAAGATCCACTACGTCGACGTCGGTGTGAGTGGCGGCGTGTGGGGTCTCGACCGGGGTTACGGCCACATGATCGGCGGTGAGACCGACATCGTCGACTACCTCGACCCGATCTTCCGGTCGATCGCACCCGGACCCGGCGACGTGGAACGGACCGAGGGCCGCACCGGCGACTACTCCCGGGAGGAGTGCGGTTACATCCACTGCGGGCCGCACGGCGCCGGCCATTTCGTGAAGATGGTGCACAACGGCATCGAGTACGGCGTGATGGCCGCCTACGCCGAGGGGCTGAACATCCTCGCCCACGCCGATGCCGGTGAGCACCAGCGCGAGGTCGACGCGGAGACGACGCCGCTGCGCAACCCCGACGAGTTCAGGTACGACCTCGACCTCCCGGCGGTCGCCGAGGCGTGGCGACGTGGCACGGTCATCGGGTCGTGGCTGCTCGACCTCACTGCCATCGCCCTCCACCGCAACGCCGACCTGTCGGACTTCACGGGCAAGGTGTCCGACTCCGGCGAGGGGCGCTGGACGAGCATCGCCGCCATCGAGAGTGGCGCGCCGTCGCCGGTTCTCACGACCGCGCTCTACGAGCGCTTCACCTCACGTGGTGAGGCCGACTTCGCCGACAAGCTCCTCTCGGCGATGCGCTACGAGTTCGGCGGCCACGTCGAGAAGGGCGCCGGCAAGGGCCAGAAGTAG
- a CDS encoding M23 family metallopeptidase, with protein MATTKRSRALLRACAALTTLLLLATACDSGSESSSDATGDEATSVGTGSDTDTAASIEVPDAYTAVVADVLGAPTYPFLGTDGDYHVAYDLGLQNTSVGVDATITQIEVVAADDPSTVVHTVAGGALVDPDCVVGDCDRLRNLTGQPVESSTIEPQGGRMVFIDFSAPEREDLPDNVLHRIVGQGATSPASQEPSDIDYLAAPYDISAGEAPVIGPPLAGDNWVALNGCCDPGFPHRSSPGPFNGKIVNGQRFAIDWKQMNDDGEFFEGDPNSNESYVDYGADILAVADGTVVATLDGMPANEPGVLPADDPELRDQLTVETVDGNHIVLDLGNGVYAFYAHLQAGTLEVEEGDTVERGDKLAELGNTGNANASHLHFHLMDGPSVLGSNGLPYVIDEFDFAGQVDPQTLIDSDDFLSGEYNTGQLADPESRTDESPLQLNIIDFPAGG; from the coding sequence ATGGCAACAACCAAGAGAAGTCGTGCACTGCTCCGCGCCTGTGCCGCTCTGACGACCCTGCTCCTGCTTGCCACCGCCTGCGATTCAGGCTCTGAGTCGAGCAGCGACGCGACGGGCGACGAGGCTACGAGCGTCGGCACCGGCTCAGACACCGACACGGCGGCGTCGATCGAGGTTCCCGACGCCTACACGGCGGTCGTCGCCGATGTCCTGGGCGCCCCCACCTACCCCTTCCTCGGGACCGACGGCGACTACCACGTCGCCTACGACCTCGGCCTCCAGAACACCTCCGTCGGCGTCGATGCCACGATCACCCAGATCGAGGTCGTCGCCGCCGACGACCCGAGCACCGTGGTCCACACCGTCGCGGGTGGTGCACTGGTCGACCCGGACTGCGTTGTCGGCGACTGCGACCGGCTCCGGAACCTCACGGGGCAGCCCGTGGAGAGCTCGACCATCGAGCCCCAGGGTGGCCGCATGGTCTTCATCGACTTCAGTGCCCCCGAGCGTGAGGACCTGCCGGACAACGTCCTCCACCGGATCGTCGGGCAGGGCGCGACCTCTCCGGCGTCACAGGAGCCGAGCGACATCGACTACCTGGCCGCGCCCTACGACATCTCCGCCGGTGAGGCCCCGGTGATCGGTCCGCCACTCGCCGGCGACAACTGGGTGGCTCTCAACGGATGCTGTGATCCCGGGTTCCCGCACCGCTCCAGCCCCGGGCCCTTCAACGGCAAGATCGTGAACGGTCAGCGGTTCGCCATCGACTGGAAACAGATGAACGACGACGGTGAGTTCTTCGAGGGCGATCCCAACAGCAACGAGAGCTATGTCGACTACGGAGCCGACATTCTCGCGGTCGCCGACGGAACCGTCGTGGCGACCCTCGACGGCATGCCCGCCAACGAACCGGGGGTGCTTCCCGCCGACGACCCGGAGCTCCGCGACCAGCTCACCGTGGAGACCGTGGACGGCAACCACATCGTGCTCGACCTCGGCAACGGCGTGTACGCCTTCTACGCGCACCTCCAGGCCGGTACGCTCGAGGTGGAGGAGGGTGACACGGTCGAGCGCGGCGACAAGCTCGCCGAGCTGGGCAACACCGGCAACGCCAACGCGTCGCACCTCCACTTCCACCTGATGGACGGGCCCTCGGTGCTGGGCTCCAACGGGCTCCCCTACGTCATCGACGAGTTCGACTTCGCCGGGCAGGTCGATCCACAGACGCTCATCGACAGCGACGACTTCCTCTCGGGCGAGTACAACACCGGGCAGCTCGCCGATCCCGAGTCGCGCACCGACGAGTCGCCCCTCCAGCTGAACATCATCGACTTCCCCGCCGGCGGGTAG
- a CDS encoding NAD(P)/FAD-dependent oxidoreductase — translation MDEFDVVVIGGGSTGENVAWRARDHDMTAALVESELVGGECSYWACMPSKALLRPAEALAAARRVPGASEAVTGSIDVDAVLARRDSVTSHWDDKYQVQWVDSIGAELVRGKGRLAGERTVEVERSDGSTRTLRATKAVVVATGSHAAVPPVSGLSDIATWDNRDITAAEEAPDSLFVLGGGPVGCEMAQAWHSLGTEIVVLVQASERLLPRLEPFAGGELRAAMEDQGITVRTGEAGRAEKVERDGDGPVTVTMADGGTFTTDEIVVAAGRRPSTDDIGLETVGLEPGDWLEVDDQLRVTGVDGDWLFAAGDVNHRALLTHMGKYQARVIGDVLAGQDITAWADNRAVPSVVFTEPQIASVGMTEATARDAGLDVTAVSVGTGSVAGATVLGRDIEGTCQLVIDDDRQIVVGATFTGPGVQEMLHAATVAVAGEVPLEALWHSVPSYPTVSEVWLRLLEEYDYRL, via the coding sequence GTGGACGAGTTCGACGTCGTCGTGATCGGCGGCGGCTCCACCGGCGAGAACGTCGCCTGGCGGGCCCGCGACCACGACATGACAGCGGCCCTCGTGGAGAGTGAGTTGGTCGGCGGGGAGTGCTCCTACTGGGCGTGCATGCCCAGCAAGGCGCTGCTGCGCCCCGCGGAGGCTCTGGCGGCTGCCCGCCGTGTCCCCGGTGCGTCCGAGGCGGTCACCGGATCGATCGACGTCGACGCTGTCCTCGCACGGCGCGACAGTGTCACCTCGCACTGGGACGACAAGTACCAGGTGCAGTGGGTCGACAGCATCGGTGCGGAGCTCGTACGGGGGAAGGGGCGCCTGGCGGGAGAGCGCACCGTCGAGGTCGAGCGGTCCGACGGCAGCACCCGCACGCTGCGGGCCACGAAGGCCGTCGTCGTGGCCACCGGCAGTCACGCCGCTGTCCCACCCGTGTCCGGGTTGAGCGACATCGCCACGTGGGACAACCGCGACATCACAGCGGCCGAGGAGGCACCCGACAGCCTGTTCGTGTTGGGTGGTGGGCCGGTCGGCTGCGAGATGGCACAGGCCTGGCACTCACTCGGGACCGAGATCGTCGTCCTCGTCCAGGCCTCCGAGCGCCTTCTGCCGAGGCTCGAGCCTTTCGCCGGTGGTGAGCTACGCGCCGCCATGGAGGACCAGGGCATCACCGTGCGCACCGGCGAGGCCGGGCGCGCCGAGAAGGTCGAACGCGACGGTGACGGTCCCGTGACCGTCACGATGGCCGACGGGGGGACCTTCACGACCGACGAGATCGTCGTCGCCGCCGGGCGGCGGCCGTCCACCGACGACATCGGGCTCGAGACCGTGGGCCTGGAGCCCGGAGACTGGCTCGAGGTCGACGACCAACTCCGTGTCACCGGTGTCGACGGCGACTGGCTCTTCGCCGCGGGCGACGTCAACCACCGGGCGCTGCTCACCCACATGGGCAAGTACCAGGCGCGTGTCATCGGGGACGTCCTCGCCGGACAGGACATCACGGCCTGGGCCGACAACCGGGCCGTGCCGAGTGTCGTGTTCACAGAGCCGCAGATAGCGTCGGTCGGGATGACCGAGGCCACGGCGCGCGACGCCGGGCTCGACGTCACGGCCGTCAGCGTGGGGACCGGGAGCGTGGCCGGTGCCACCGTCCTCGGGCGTGACATCGAGGGTACGTGCCAGCTCGTGATCGACGACGACCGCCAGATCGTCGTCGGGGCGACGTTCACCGGGCCGGGCGTTCAGGAGATGCTCCACGCCGCCACCGTCGCCGTGGCGGGCGAGGTCCCCCTTGAGGCGCTCTGGCACTCGGTGCCGTCGTACCCCACGGTGAGCGAGGTGTGGCTCCGACTCCTCGAGGAGTACGACTACCGCCTCTGA
- a CDS encoding sterol desaturase family protein — translation MDLTVTATPLYFGTMALEYRALRDRARREGPSAADYERRDTIASLSMGVGSLLTPLVLPRILAPFAPGKGKFGKVLLVTAGGAVVVTTVADLLARLDGEEPGDPDGPDDRTLFDGKRPGPEEPSATMPTTVPRNRSRRRRVAVAARRVAKVGGVASIVAGGLALTTWWAARTSPRQMWNRRLVRDLGAGPLAVIAATLAWDFVYYWNHRFMHESRYMWAIHVVHHSSEHYNLSTALRQPVADAFGTFLPYSVLCMFGFRPDVVATARALNLLYQYWIHTDTIDGVGPLEPGFNTPSHHRVHHGSQPQYLDRNHGSILIVWDKLFGTFEAEGEKVVYGLTKNIDTYDPLRVATHEHVEMLRDVSRSRTWRERLSNVFRGPGWAVENRRRRNGDGGTSLMRSSAAA, via the coding sequence ATGGACCTGACGGTGACAGCCACGCCGCTGTACTTCGGCACCATGGCACTCGAGTACAGGGCGCTCCGGGACCGCGCACGACGCGAGGGGCCGTCGGCCGCCGACTACGAGCGTCGCGACACGATCGCCAGCCTCTCGATGGGTGTCGGCAGCCTGCTGACGCCGCTCGTGTTGCCGCGGATCCTCGCGCCCTTCGCTCCCGGCAAGGGGAAGTTCGGCAAGGTGCTGCTCGTCACCGCCGGCGGGGCGGTCGTGGTGACGACCGTGGCCGACCTCCTGGCCCGCCTCGACGGGGAGGAGCCCGGTGACCCCGATGGCCCGGACGACAGGACCCTGTTCGACGGGAAGCGGCCGGGCCCGGAGGAGCCGTCGGCCACGATGCCGACGACGGTTCCGCGGAACCGCTCCCGGCGACGGCGCGTCGCAGTGGCGGCGCGTCGGGTGGCGAAGGTCGGCGGTGTGGCCTCGATCGTGGCCGGCGGGCTCGCACTCACCACGTGGTGGGCGGCGAGAACCTCCCCACGGCAGATGTGGAACAGGCGCCTCGTTCGGGATCTCGGCGCCGGCCCTCTGGCGGTGATCGCCGCCACGCTGGCATGGGACTTCGTCTACTACTGGAACCACCGGTTCATGCACGAGAGCCGCTACATGTGGGCGATCCACGTGGTGCACCATTCGAGCGAGCACTACAACCTCTCGACGGCGTTGCGACAACCCGTGGCGGACGCTTTCGGGACATTCCTGCCGTACTCGGTTCTGTGCATGTTCGGGTTCCGGCCCGACGTCGTGGCCACGGCCCGCGCGCTGAACCTGCTCTATCAGTACTGGATCCACACCGACACGATCGACGGAGTCGGCCCCCTCGAACCGGGCTTCAACACACCGAGTCACCACCGCGTGCACCATGGGTCGCAGCCGCAGTACCTCGACCGGAACCACGGAAGCATCCTCATCGTGTGGGACAAGCTCTTCGGTACCTTCGAGGCCGAAGGGGAGAAGGTGGTCTACGGACTCACGAAGAACATCGACACCTACGATCCGCTGCGGGTCGCGACCCACGAGCACGTCGAGATGCTCCGCGATGTGTCGCGTTCACGAACCTGGCGTGAACGGCTGTCGAACGTGTTCCGCGGCCCCGGCTGGGCCGTCGAGAACCGTCGGCGACGAAACGGCGACGGGGGGACGAGCCTCATGAGGTCGTCAGCGGCGGCGTAG